CATTATTGTGAAAAATCTTCAGCTGTAGCAATCTCGCATACAGAGAAATTTCTTGCAAGACTTTAAAGTCTTGGAGTGCAGGTGCTAACTTTAATGGGATGGTTCCTCTCACTTAAATGGGAAGCAACTAGGACACCTGCATGCATTATTAACTAGATGTGCTTGAAGGTAAAATATTCATTATGGAGCAGCAGGGATGATTTTACCATGTAATTCTTAACACAGATGTAAGTAGCACAGCTCAATTTGCCACACATCGTAAAGGCACACAATGTTGAATAAAttgaacttttattttaaaataagttttgcttGTATTGCACATTAGATCCTCTCTCTGGGTATCAAAATAGTGGCTGCTGTTACCTGCCAGAGGTAAAGCATTTAGCGGCTTTCTGAGTAGACTATAACAAAGGATGTAAAACACTTTCTATTATCATCAATCCAATCGGGAGAGACCACTCAACAGATTTCCAAACAGCTGCTTTACAAAGTGGACATTCTAATAAAGATGCAGCAGAAAAGTACATGTACATAGTTTGGGGCAGTTGCTTGAGGCTACTCTGAGAAGAATGGTTAATAAAGCTGTTGCTTTGTAATTATAATTAGAACTCATCAATATAGAACTTTGATTTTTATCCTTTCTGAATCTGACTATCCGCTCTGATTTAACTTCACTCTTCCTTCGAGAGAAGCAGCCATTTCTATCCTTTCCATGTCAATTCAGTAGTGAACAAGACCAATAAATCAGAGCCAGAAGTACCAGCACCTATGTCCTAGAATAAAACTATGAGCAATAAAGACTGCCAGTGTATAAATAAAAGATAGTGGATTTGGAACCTGGCTGACAGTCATTTACAGTCCTAAACAAAATCCAGATATGCATAGCCATCTATCTCAACCTAATATcaataaagcactttgaaatcttcaTAGGAGGTGCAACAAAAGCATACAATATTacaaaatcaaatttcaaaaataaaatcaaagtagGAATAAAtgtactgaaaaaaagaaattataaaaataaactattgGTAATACATGTATCAAGATTTTAACAAACTCTTCTATAGTTCTAGTGGTCTGGATCATAATATTGAACACCGTTTCCTCTTTTTTCGGCgcttagcttttttcatggcatTCAGTGCAATGTTTGTTGCTTCTTTAAAAACATCCTCTATGTTTTCTCGACACTTGGCTGAGCACTCCAGATAAGCTTGTGCCTTCATCTGCTGACAAGTTGCTTCACCCTAGGAGAAAGGAAGTTAACAAATGGAAGCGTTCTTGGAGTTACAGTGGAAAGAAGTGAGTAATTCTGAAGAGATCTTTATACAATGGGGTCAGGCAAAAGAAGGCAGATGCTTTTGTTTGTAGAGGTAAGGAATAAGTCTTATTAAATCCTAAGCACTACCCGAAAACACATTTAATAGTGATATagaaaaactttaattttaaaaagtttaatctAAAAACCAGCTTGGAAGTGCAATGCAGTGGAGACTCCTTGGTGTAGGCTTTGCCTACCTTGTTGTGTGTTAAAGCGCAACTTTTTTCAAGTTTAGGCTCTAAAGCAAGCCTCCAGAACTCATATCTGAATGCTCAAATTAGCAATAAGGCGTGTAGCCAGTCTGTCAGGACCCATATTGGAAAATTGAGTCCACAGTGTATCTTCTTACAGGACAATCAAATTGACCTGACCACAATTTTACATAAAATTTCTACACTTTCAGATGTCAGCAAGCTCCCAAGGTGGAGGATCAGTGTTTGAATCCCAAACTCAGTTGTTAGCATTAGAAACATCTTGTGTTGCATGAGTGGCCCCTTCTGCTTGAGCCAGGAACAGTGTGGATGAGTTTCAGAAGATGACTCAACCAGTAGGATGGGTCAGTTTTATGTAGGGCATTCAATAACGAGGAGGAAATGGAGCATAAGAGACAAGAAGTCCTGAAGTACGCTGCCCCCAAAAGAAGCTTCTTACTAACCGATAGccataaaaattctgcatattatTTACATTTCTACAATGCAAACTGCTGGTATATACCTGTTATCCATTTGGTGATTGACCTCTATCTGGAAATGTATACTGTATCTATATATGTCAGACGAGCCTGTGAAGAATCCACTCAAAGATGGGACTAAAAAGCCAGAGTATTTAGGGACCAAAGCAGCAGTTCCATATCTTGAGCTGAAGGAAGATCTCTCCCATAAGAACATCTGAATGCTACTGTATAAAGTTTTAGTTTGCCACATTGTTGTAAAGAGTCTGAAAAGTCTGAACTAGGGGCTTGTCTTAACTACCAGGATAAGTCTACTTAAATCACGCTATGCTAGCTACGTGAATAActgctggagtcgacatagcttaggtctaCTTATCCTGGagtcttcactgtgctgcgttGACAGGAgccactctcctgtcgacttaccttaatcttcttggggagctggagcaCTGGGGTTGATCGGAGAGCACTCTGCATCCCgttaaatcgacccctgctgcattgattgcaggaGTGTTGATCTCCTTGGAGTAGAGACCAGCCCTCAGTCTTTTTAAGCCATACTGATAGATTGTCTTAGAAAGGAGCTTTCATAAATGTCTACAATTTCTTGTGGAAATAACAGTATCAAGGCTCCTAGCAGCACCTGAGCTgaactaaataataaaataacatatGCCTGACATTGGTGAAGAGTCACTAAATGCAGTGAAGACGGTATGCAGAATTTCACAAGGTGATAGACATTTTTGTTTCTGACTTACTGGAAATAACACTAATTTCTGAAACTGATGCAGCAATAGTTCCTTTTTTAATATTGCAAAATTTTGATACGTGTCAAGCAGTTGCCCAAACTTGTATACAGAATACTCACAGGTCACAGACAGCAGCAAAATTTAACGGGAGGGATGACCGTATGTTACAGGAGAGAACAGGGAGGGGGGACCTAGGTTCTAGCTTCATTTCTCTAGAAGCTTCCTGTGCAACAAGGAACAAGTCACACCACTGACTAattatccccatctgtaaaggggGGATAGTGATATTTGCCTACGTTacatgggtgttgtgaggcttggttaatgtttgcaaagtggtgCCTGAATGGTAAATTTTGCATCAATAAGCAACTAACTTTTGAAGTGAGATGCTCCTGTGTGTCAAAATTTTCATGGCAGTGCTTATTATTCATGAGTAATACCATATTACAGGAAATGTGCCTATCGCTCTTGCAAAGGACAGAACTCTTAACTGCAATCATCTTTACCTGGGTATATGTGATTGGTTCCTGCTCAGAAGACATGAGCTTACGTAAATGTTCTTTGTCCTTTCGAAGGTCTGTTTTGCAGCCGATAAGTATTAGAGGGACTCCACGGCAGAAGTGACTTACTTCAGGATACCACTGATGgtggaaaatgaaacatttaggtaagcttttttaaaaaaaaaaatcaatgacaaTGCCTAGGAACAAAATCAGCATTCAATTTACAACAAAATTGTAGAAAATATCCAGTGCTAGGAACAGGGTAGGATATTTGTTTAAGTGAGTATTTATAGATATACCGCAACCTGACCTGTAAATACGTGAGGGCCCTCCTTTCCTTAAAGTACTCAGAGGTAAACTGTGCTCTGCTCATGGAGGGTTAACTCACTTAGGCCTTCCTatatctcagtggttctcaacccatgggttgcttgcagcccaatcagcatacagctgcagcccatgtgacattctcaaggccatacaggtagtattggatgcggcccacagaacagtggtaaataggttgaaaaTCATTGCTATATCTCTTAAATTGTGTTTTAGGACATGAGTGAAGATTGAGATACAGAGCAATTGGAAAAGCTGGCAGTTTCTTTAGGACATGAACTTACATTCCTTGCACACCCAACATTTCTAGCCTGGACAACAAAatgttgctattgacttcaagaAAGCAGGATTAGCCCCATAACGAGCACGCTTTCAATAAAATAGCCAACTGAAGTAATTTTTTCTGAGAGCTGAGCAGCTGCCGCATCTAGacagattattttattatttatataatgaaAGCACCTAAAAGCCCCAATCAACATCAGATACTGTACCATCATATAGGTAAGATAtgatccctaccccaaagagctcacttacactagtgtaaatccagaataaatcCTCTAAAACCAGGTACAAGATCAGAACCCAGACCAGTCTTACTTAGTTTCATTTATCTGTTTTTAGTCTTAAACTTTCACTTTGGAGCATCAAAGACTGAGCAGAAATACTAAATTCAAAGATATAAAGAGGTGCCTACCTCTCTCACCTGTACCCAATACCATACATCGCTAATTTTAGAATCAAATTGACTTCCATTATACTCAAACCTACTGTTATCTCACTGGATTTGATTTCAGAATTGCTTAGAAAACAGATTGTAAAATTCCAAGGAGTGGAATTTAAAGGAGTGAAGAGCTAGCCCATCATATATTCTGAAACAGATGGAGTGTATGCTGCTAAGAGAGATTAGAGGGACACTGACAGCTATTATACTgagaagggttttttgtttgtttttactcttCAATGTTTAATACCATCTTAAATTTTGAAAACAAGAATTTTGTTCTAATTTATACAGATATACCGACCGTGGCAGCAAGAACAGCTGCATACATTGACAGTGTTGCTGAAGATTCAAGAGTGAAAACCAAGAGTGTGgacactttttttaattaattctgttaaaaaaaattctttaagtCAGTGATGGCACTATGGATTTGAACTAACAAAAATTTATGATCCAGAGGACGTTCTCCATCAGAGTACAACCACTTTCAGTTGCtgtattcatagatattaagtcagaagggaccattatgatcatctagtctgacctcctgcacaacgcaggccacagaatctcacccacccactcctgcaaaaaacctctcacctatgtctgagctactgaagtcctcaaatcgtggtttaaaggcttcaaggagcagagaatcctccagcaagtaacaCGTGCCCCATGCTAAagtggaaggcgaaaaacctccagggcctcttccaatctgccctggaggaaaattccttcccaaccccaaatatggcgatcagctaaaccctgagcatatgggcaagattcaccagccagatactacagaaaattctttcctgggtaactcagatcccaccccatctaacacccCATTGGGCCtattttaccatgaatatttaaatatcaattaattgccaaaatcatgttatcccatcataccatctcctccataaatttatcgagtctaatcttaaagcca
This window of the Dermochelys coriacea isolate rDerCor1 chromosome 15, rDerCor1.pri.v4, whole genome shotgun sequence genome carries:
- the RHOF gene encoding rho-related GTP-binding protein RhoF isoform X3, encoding MHQAYHAFAAQCHEKNREAVWHFSMQLQKYAPSVFEKYTTSITVDNKEVILNLYDTAGQEDYDRLRPLSYQNTNMVLICYDVMNPASYDNVLIKWYPEVSHFCRGVPLILIGCKTDLRKDKEHLRKLMSSEQEPITYTQGEATCQQMKAQAYLECSAKCRENIEDVFKEATNIALNAMKKAKRRKKRKRCSIL